Sequence from the Lysobacter solisilvae genome:
TGAGCCTGCAGACCTTGTCCGGCCTGCTCGGCGACGGCGACGCGCGCGAGGTGAACTTCCTGGCGCGCCGCTTCGACCGCGCCGATGAAGTGTTCGCCCGCCTCAACGCCGCCTTGGCCGAGGAAGGCGTCGTCCTGCGCGTGCAGGACGGCGTCCGGCAGACCGCGCCGGTCCACCTCGTGTTCGCCGGCGCGCCGGCCGGCGCCGACCTGGCCTGGCATTCGCGCCATCTGATCGAGCTGCGCCAGGACGCGCGGTTGACGGTGATCGAGCATCACCTGGCGGGCGGCGCCCACCAGCACCTGGCCAACACGCTCGCGCACGTGCACCTGGGCGCCCGCGCGCAGCTGATCCACCTGCGCCTGCAGGACGACGCCGTCGGCGCCTCGCAGCTGCTGCGCACCGACGCGGTGCTCGCCCGCGAAGCCGTGTACCGGCGTCTGGACGTGGAACTGGGGGCCGCGCTGTCGCGCCATGAACTCAACATCGCCCTGCAGGGCGAAGGCGCGAAGGCGATTGCCAACGGCATCCTGCTGGCCGACGGCAAGCGCCACCTGGATACCCGCCTGGGCATCGATCACATCGCCCGCGACACGGCCTGCGACCTGCTGTGGCGCGGCCTGGGCGCCGGGCGTTCGCGCGCCGCGTTCCACGGCGGCATCCTGATCCGGGCCGGCGCCGACGGCAGCGCCGCGTCACTGTCCAACAAGAACCTGCTGCTGTCGGCGGGCGCGGAGATCGATACCCAGCCGGTCCTGGAGATCCACGCCGACGAGGTGCAGGCAGCGCACGGCGCCGCCGTCGGCCAGCTCGACGCGGCTTCGGTGTTCTACCTGCGCAGCCGCGGCATCCCCGAGGCGCAGGCGCGCGCCATGCTGACCGCGGCGTTCTGCCGCCAGGCGCTGGACGTGATCGGCGATGCCGCGCAACGTGCCCTGTTCGAAGGACCACTCGATGCCGCGCTGGCAAGGCTGGAGGCCGCATGAGCGCGTCCACGCACGGCACCGACCTGGCCTCGACCAGCGTCGACTGGGACCGCGTGCGCAGCGATTTCCCGCTGCTGACGCGGCAGGTCCACGGCAAGCCGCTGGTCTACCTGGATTCGGCGAACACGGGGCAGAAACCCGCGGTCGTGATCGACGCCGTCGACGACTTCTACCGGCGCCACAACGCCAATGTCAGCCGCGCGGTGCACGCACTGGGCACCGAGGCGACCGAATCCTACGAAGGCGCGCGTCGCAAGCTGGCCGCGTTCTTCAACGTCCGCGCGGACGAGCTGGTGCTGTGCAGCGGGACCACCTTCGCGCTGAACCTCGTGGCCTACTCCTGGGCGCTGCCACGGCTGCAGCCGGGCGACGCGATCGTGCTCACGCGCATGGAACACCACGCCAACATCGTGCCCTGGCAGCTGGTGGCCCAACGCACGGGCGCGACCATCAAGGTGGCCGACATCGATGCACGCGGGGAACTGGACCTGCCTGCGCTGTACGCGCTGCTGACCCCGGAAGTGAAGCTGCTCTCGCTCACCCACGTGTCCAACGTGCTGGGCACGGTCAACCCGGTGCGCGAGATCTGCCGCGAAGCCCGGCGCCGCGGCATCGTCACCGCCATCGACGGCTCGCAGGCCGCGCCGCACCGGCCGGTCGACATCGCCGCGATCGGCTGCGACTTCTATGCCTTCACCGGGCACAAGATGTGCGGCCCCACCGGCACCGGGGCGCTGTGGGCGCGCCGGGAGCACCTGGCCGCGATGCCGCCCTTCATCGGCGGTGGCGAGATGATCCGCGAGGTGCGCTTCGAGGGCACGGTCTACAACGATGCGCCGCACAAGTTCGAAGCCGGCACGCCGAACATCGCCGGCTTCATTGGGCTGGGTGCGGCCGTGGACTATCTGTCGGCACTGGGCATGGCGCAGGTCGAGGCGCGGGAGCAGGCGCTGCTCGAGCATGCCACGCAGGCCCTGTCCGCGATCGAGGGGCTGCGCATCTTCGGCCAGGCGCGCGAGAAGGCCGCGGTGATCAGCTTCCTGGTGGAAGGCGCGCACGCGCACGACCTCGCCACGCTGCTGGACCTCGAAGGCGTGGCGATCCGTTCCGGACATCATTGCGCGCATCCGCTGATGCATTACTTCGGCGTGCCGGCCACCTGCCGGGCCTCGTTCGCGTTCTACAACACGCACGAGGAAGTGGATGCCTTCGTGGCCGCGCTGCACAAGGTCCGCCGGCTGCTGGCCTGAGGCCGCCGGCGTGGGTGACGCGGCCCCTGCGGACGGCCGCCGGAGTGCGCTAGGCTAATTGCACCCTCCTCCGGTACCAAGACGATGGCGGACGATCCCGAGATTGCCGGCCTGATCCGCGAGATCCGCGACCAGCAGCGCGAAGCGCTGGCGCTGCAGCGCGAACACCTGGTCATGTACCAGCGGCAACTCGACCGCGTGGAGCGCATCAACGATCGCGCCGAAGCGATACAGGCCCGTGCCTCGCGCGCGGTCCGGCTGATCCTGATGGTCGCCCTGCCGCTGGTCTTCGTGCTGCTGGGCCTGATGTTCCTTCCCTACGTGCTGCGCCTGTCCTGAAAAATGACCACGACTCAAACCGTCCAATTCCGCGCCGCCACGCCTGCCGACACCGGCGCCCTCGTCGCCCTGGTCGAATCGGCCTACCGCGGCGATGTCAGCAAGCAGGGCTGGACTACCGAGGCCGACATGCTCGACGGCCGCCGCACCGGTCCTGACGACATCCACGAATGCCTGGCCCGGCCGGGCAGCCGCATCGTGATCGCCGAACGCCCGGGCAGCGACGGATCGACCGAACTGCTCGCCTGCGCGCACGTGGCCATCGAGGACGGCGCCGGCTACTTCGGCATGTTCTCGGTCCGGCCCGACCTCCAGGGCGCCGGGATCGGCAAGGTCCTGCTGGCCGAAGCCGAGCGCGTGGCCCGGCAGGAATGGGAGCTGCCGGCCATGCGCATGACCGTGATCGACATCCGCGACGAGCTGATCGCGTTCTACGAGCGTCGTGGCTACCGGCGCACCGGCATCAAGAAGCCGTTTCCCTACGGCGACGAGCGCTACGGACTGCCGCGGCGCGACGATCTGCAGTTCGAGATCCTCGAAAAGGCACTGTGATGGGCGACTGGGTGTTCGTCTGCGCGACCTCGCAGCTGCTGCCGGGCGAATCCGTCGTGGCCTGGGACGGCGATACGCCGATCCTGGTGCTCAACTACGACGGTGACTACTACGCGCTCGAGGACAAGTGCTCGCACGAGGACTTCGAACTATCCGCGGGTCACTTCGATGCGGAAGACGCCACGGTGGAATGTGCACTGCATGGCGCCAAGTTCGACGTGCGCGATGGCCGGCCGCTGTGCGCGCCGGCCTATGAGCCGGTGGTGCGCTTCCCGGTGAAAACCGACGACACGGGTGTGTGGACCCGCGACGATCGCGAGTGAGGCGAACGGGTTTCGCCCGTCGTTCCACCGCGGCGATGATCGTCGTTGCGCCCCAGGCGCGCCTGCCCTCGCGTACTCGCCCGATGCCATGGCCGCTGCGCTGGCGTGCCGGTTGCTGCGGTCTGCGCGCGCTGAAGCCGGGCGACCGAAACTGGTCGCGGGGCGAGCGGCTACGGAGTTGTCGCCGGCGTTGAGGGGGATCACCCCGGGGATTGCCCTTCTGCTCACCAGCGACCGGGGTCCAGCCGGAGCTGTCCCGCGGAGGCACCCTCAATCAAGCCGGTCCGCCACTCTGGCAATGGCGGAACGCCGGCGGCATCCGCTGCCCCGTCGCCGCACACCAAACGCGAATCGTTTGCATCTGCGAACCGTTCTCATTTAACATGTGCCCCGCCGCGGCGCGCAGCCGCATTCTTCAGTCTCAGACCCCATGCCCGTCAGGAAGATTCCGGCCCCCGCGCCGCTGGCCGCCGCCCTTGCGTTCGCGCTCGCGTCCCCCGTCCACGCCTTCGAGGCCGCCGCGACCGACCTCGATGCCGTCGAAGTCCAGGGCGTCCACGAGAAACGTCCCGTCTCCCCGAAGTTCACCCAGCCGCTGCTGGATACGCCGCAGTCCGTCACGATCGTGCCTGCGGAACTGATGCGCGAACAGGGCGTGACCAGCCTGCGCGATGCGCTGCGCAACGTGCCGGGCATCAGCATGCAGGCGGGCGAAGGCGGCGTGCCGGCGGGCGACAACCTGACCCTGCGCGGCTTCAGCGCGCGGACCGATCTGTTCATCGATGGCATCCGCGACTTCGGCGGCTATTCGCGCGACCCGTTCAACCTGGAACAGATCGAAGTCGTGAAGGGCCCCTCGTCCACCCACAGTGGCCGCGGCTCGACGGGCGGTTCGATCAACCTCGCCAGCAAGACGGCCCGCGCCGGCAATTTCAACGACATCGGCGTGAGCGCCGACGATGGCGGCATGGCGCGCGTCACCGCCGACTTCAATCGCGAACTGGGC
This genomic interval carries:
- the sufD gene encoding Fe-S cluster assembly protein SufD, which gives rise to MSALLDSLASGYQALPGRTELEDSRRAALADALRDGLPGTRSERWKYTPLRAFERRSFVPARQHEATLDTQALDRQALSAIPAPRLVFVNGRFDAAASDVAGLDAGVSLQTLSGLLGDGDAREVNFLARRFDRADEVFARLNAALAEEGVVLRVQDGVRQTAPVHLVFAGAPAGADLAWHSRHLIELRQDARLTVIEHHLAGGAHQHLANTLAHVHLGARAQLIHLRLQDDAVGASQLLRTDAVLAREAVYRRLDVELGAALSRHELNIALQGEGAKAIANGILLADGKRHLDTRLGIDHIARDTACDLLWRGLGAGRSRAAFHGGILIRAGADGSAASLSNKNLLLSAGAEIDTQPVLEIHADEVQAAHGAAVGQLDAASVFYLRSRGIPEAQARAMLTAAFCRQALDVIGDAAQRALFEGPLDAALARLEAA
- a CDS encoding cysteine desulfurase → MSASTHGTDLASTSVDWDRVRSDFPLLTRQVHGKPLVYLDSANTGQKPAVVIDAVDDFYRRHNANVSRAVHALGTEATESYEGARRKLAAFFNVRADELVLCSGTTFALNLVAYSWALPRLQPGDAIVLTRMEHHANIVPWQLVAQRTGATIKVADIDARGELDLPALYALLTPEVKLLSLTHVSNVLGTVNPVREICREARRRGIVTAIDGSQAAPHRPVDIAAIGCDFYAFTGHKMCGPTGTGALWARREHLAAMPPFIGGGEMIREVRFEGTVYNDAPHKFEAGTPNIAGFIGLGAAVDYLSALGMAQVEAREQALLEHATQALSAIEGLRIFGQAREKAAVISFLVEGAHAHDLATLLDLEGVAIRSGHHCAHPLMHYFGVPATCRASFAFYNTHEEVDAFVAALHKVRRLLA
- a CDS encoding GNAT family N-acetyltransferase → MTTTQTVQFRAATPADTGALVALVESAYRGDVSKQGWTTEADMLDGRRTGPDDIHECLARPGSRIVIAERPGSDGSTELLACAHVAIEDGAGYFGMFSVRPDLQGAGIGKVLLAEAERVARQEWELPAMRMTVIDIRDELIAFYERRGYRRTGIKKPFPYGDERYGLPRRDDLQFEILEKAL
- a CDS encoding non-heme iron oxygenase ferredoxin subunit; amino-acid sequence: MGDWVFVCATSQLLPGESVVAWDGDTPILVLNYDGDYYALEDKCSHEDFELSAGHFDAEDATVECALHGAKFDVRDGRPLCAPAYEPVVRFPVKTDDTGVWTRDDRE